A stretch of the Phycisphaerales bacterium genome encodes the following:
- a CDS encoding site-2 protease family protein produces the protein MISWWAYPLIDEQNWIVLVSWTFWVIFAITLHELGHAWAAIWQGDETPREYGRLSLNPMVHMGPYSIIAFVLIGLAWGLTPINPNRFRWGRLGRVVVASAGPLTNLLLALVCSFLYAAILSWSPESTSDTKLLDNVLTLLDVGIYINLLLLLFNLLPIPPLDGSKILAATFKPIDRLVHRPEAALFGLAVVMVIFLSGFDVVIASIVEGQSNGLKSWAFWLLPGSGG, from the coding sequence ATGATTAGTTGGTGGGCCTATCCACTTATTGATGAGCAGAACTGGATCGTCCTTGTTAGTTGGACCTTCTGGGTTATCTTCGCCATCACCCTGCACGAGCTCGGCCACGCATGGGCCGCCATCTGGCAGGGTGATGAAACGCCACGCGAATACGGACGACTCTCTCTGAATCCCATGGTGCATATGGGCCCCTATTCAATTATTGCTTTTGTACTGATTGGATTAGCCTGGGGACTCACGCCAATTAACCCCAACCGCTTCCGATGGGGGCGTTTGGGCCGAGTCGTTGTGGCATCAGCCGGACCTCTGACCAATCTTCTGTTAGCGCTCGTTTGCTCATTTTTATATGCCGCTATTTTGAGTTGGTCACCTGAGTCAACATCAGACACCAAACTATTAGACAATGTGCTGACCCTTCTTGATGTCGGCATCTACATCAACTTGCTGCTGCTGTTATTTAATCTCTTGCCGATACCACCATTAGATGGATCCAAGATTCTGGCCGCCACTTTCAAACCAATTGATCGCCTCGTCCATCGGCCTGAAGCAGCCTTGTTTGGCTTGGCTGTGGTGATGGTCATTTTCTTGAGTGGATTTGATGTCGTGATTGCCTCTATCGTCGAAGGCCAGAGCAATGGACTCAAGTCCTGGGCATTTTGGCTTTTACCCGGCTCCGGAGGCTAA
- the rpsP gene encoding 30S ribosomal protein S16, with protein sequence MVVLRLKRMGRRHRPFYRVCAMDKRSPRDGRVIEQLGWFDPLVEESKQTELKIDRINYWLSVGAQPSPTVATLLRRADCDPKSGKKIAAAPSTP encoded by the coding sequence ATGGTTGTTTTGCGTCTTAAGCGGATGGGCCGCCGCCATCGCCCTTTTTATCGTGTTTGTGCCATGGACAAACGATCGCCTCGAGATGGACGGGTCATCGAGCAACTTGGTTGGTTCGATCCACTTGTTGAAGAAAGCAAGCAGACGGAACTAAAGATCGACCGGATCAACTACTGGTTGAGCGTCGGCGCTCAACCAAGTCCAACCGTTGCAACGCTCCTGCGTCGCGCTGATTGCGATCCAAAATCTGGCAAGAAGATTGCTGCTGCACCCAGCACTCCATAA
- the trmD gene encoding tRNA (guanosine(37)-N1)-methyltransferase TrmD produces the protein MRVDILTIFPEMFGPVLGCSIPARAAAAGLVEYHIHDIRAWADGPHQKVDDRPFGGGPGMVMMCQPLYDAVNAIEALDERTATRILLSPQGAPLTQPRVEKLATCPRILLIAGRYEGIDERVIEELNPIEISIGDFVASGGELPAMLLTDALVRLIPGALGHEDSAAEDSFSPCADGRRLLDAPHYTRPRIWRDRQTPEVLLSGNHEAVASWRNHARQTRTVDRRPDLLILDSSAHSPKDHN, from the coding sequence ATGCGCGTAGATATACTCACCATCTTCCCTGAAATGTTTGGCCCAGTGCTGGGCTGTAGCATTCCTGCGCGTGCTGCCGCTGCGGGCCTTGTTGAATATCACATACACGATATTCGCGCATGGGCTGACGGACCCCATCAAAAAGTTGATGACCGACCTTTTGGTGGCGGCCCCGGCATGGTCATGATGTGCCAACCGCTTTACGACGCGGTGAACGCTATTGAAGCACTTGATGAGCGCACTGCTACTCGCATACTGCTTAGCCCACAAGGGGCTCCACTCACCCAGCCGCGTGTGGAAAAACTTGCAACCTGTCCGAGAATTCTCCTCATCGCAGGACGCTATGAGGGCATCGATGAACGGGTTATTGAGGAACTCAATCCAATAGAGATAAGTATTGGCGACTTTGTTGCAAGTGGCGGCGAACTACCTGCCATGCTGCTCACTGATGCCTTGGTTCGTCTCATCCCCGGCGCACTTGGCCACGAAGATTCCGCTGCTGAGGACTCTTTTTCACCTTGTGCTGATGGGCGACGGCTCCTTGATGCTCCCCATTACACGCGACCCCGTATTTGGCGCGATCGACAAACACCTGAGGTGTTGTTGAGTGGCAACCATGAAGCTGTTGCTTCATGGCGAAACCATGCTCGTCAAACACGCACTGTTGACCGACGACCCGATCTTCTCATTTTGGACTCGTCAGCTCATTCACCAAAGGATCACAATTGA